The following proteins come from a genomic window of Campylobacter sp. RM16189:
- the dctP gene encoding TRAP transporter substrate-binding protein DctP — translation MKLLTTLAISVILALSSSAAEKYKLKLAATYESNVPALGEAPKKFKELVEKMSNGRIEVRVDYPSKHKAAFAVLDMVKSGQYDLGYTASYFYKGKDAKLMLFTTVPFGMSISEQHAWYNYGGGKELSKKVFAEHNLVTFLGGNFGMQMGGWFKKEIKTIDDLKGLKLRMTGLGGEIMSKLGVNINTIPIGELYMALEMNTIDAVEWVSPALDISFGFQKVAKYYYTGWQEPASENEFYINKKLFDKMPEDLKYIIEAATKVVSDYVYEYATYQNAIVLDRIKKEYPDIKITSFSPEIMSALEKATDEILNELSAKDPMFKEILESQRSYMKIGREWTKISDYAYIKNSDK, via the coding sequence ATGAAACTACTGACTACACTTGCAATAAGTGTAATTTTAGCTCTAAGCTCGTCGGCAGCTGAAAAATATAAATTAAAACTTGCCGCAACTTACGAAAGTAACGTTCCGGCACTTGGGGAGGCTCCGAAAAAATTTAAAGAGTTGGTTGAGAAGATGAGTAATGGGCGTATAGAAGTGCGAGTGGACTACCCATCAAAGCACAAAGCTGCATTTGCAGTGCTTGATATGGTTAAAAGCGGACAATATGATCTAGGATATACAGCAAGCTACTTTTATAAGGGTAAGGATGCAAAACTAATGCTTTTTACAACAGTCCCTTTTGGTATGAGCATATCCGAACAGCATGCTTGGTATAATTATGGAGGCGGTAAAGAGCTATCAAAAAAAGTATTTGCGGAGCATAATTTAGTAACATTTTTAGGTGGAAATTTCGGTATGCAGATGGGCGGATGGTTCAAAAAAGAGATAAAAACTATTGACGATCTAAAAGGATTAAAGCTTAGAATGACAGGGCTTGGCGGTGAAATCATGTCAAAACTTGGAGTAAATATCAATACAATTCCTATAGGCGAGCTTTATATGGCACTCGAAATGAATACTATAGATGCGGTAGAATGGGTGAGTCCCGCACTAGATATTAGCTTTGGCTTTCAAAAAGTAGCAAAATACTATTACACAGGATGGCAAGAGCCTGCTAGCGAGAATGAATTTTATATAAATAAAAAACTATTTGACAAGATGCCAGAAGATCTAAAATATATAATTGAAGCGGCAACAAAGGTAGTCTCTGACTATGTTTATGAATATGCGACATACCAAAATGCAATTGTTCTTGATAGGATTAAAAAAGAGTATCCGGATATTAAAATAACATCATTTTCTCCAGAAATAATGAGTGCTTTAGAAAAAGCGACAGATGAAATTTTAAATGAATTAAGCGCAAAAGATCCTATGTTTAAAGAAATTTTAGAATCGCAAAGAAGCTATATGAAAATAGGTAGAGAGTGGACTAAAATTTCAGATTATGCATATATTAAAAATTCAGACAAATAG